One Actinomycetota bacterium DNA window includes the following coding sequences:
- a CDS encoding RNA polymerase sigma factor, producing the protein MLDQNYNQIIQAALVGAEWAWSMIYHDLAGSVLGFLRVRGAADPEDLTGEVFLQVVRDLGSFQGDERAFRTWVFTITYHRLLDDVRYRARRPENSGLDEIIVHAASQGNTEKEALQSLLVIRIRNLIGRLSSDQQDVLILRLIGQLTVEEVAQALGKRSGAVKALQRRGLESLKREMLKEGVTL; encoded by the coding sequence ACCAAAATTACAATCAGATAATTCAGGCCGCCCTTGTTGGTGCCGAGTGGGCATGGTCGATGATATACCACGATTTGGCGGGGTCGGTGCTTGGTTTTCTACGCGTCCGGGGCGCGGCAGATCCCGAGGACCTGACCGGGGAGGTCTTCTTGCAGGTCGTGCGAGATCTCGGTTCCTTCCAGGGCGATGAGCGAGCATTCCGTACGTGGGTCTTTACGATCACCTACCATCGTCTGCTGGATGATGTACGCTACCGAGCGCGCCGCCCTGAGAATTCTGGTCTGGATGAAATCATAGTGCATGCGGCATCTCAGGGAAACACCGAAAAGGAGGCGCTGCAATCGCTTCTCGTCATTAGGATCCGAAATCTAATTGGCCGGCTGTCCTCAGACCAGCAAGACGTTCTGATTTTGCGCCTTATTGGACAGCTTACTGTTGAGGAAGTGGCCCAGGCTTTAGGTAAGCGGTCTGGTGCTGTCAAGGCTCTGCAACGACGAGGGTTGGAGTCACTCAAACGAGAAATGTTGAAGGAGGGCGTAACCCTATGA
- a CDS encoding hydrophobe/amphiphile efflux-3 (HAE3) family transporter, which yields MERLFRGLGIFIQKRFLIAIAVAVALILPASYGASRLTTSSGDNTFISPDSQLYQNYLRFSQNFSGSTLVVLMEAQDGNELLKTYNINAMNSVGTDMSMVPGVKSVISPAFFVRLAVRYYSGFSVIPPQDWMIAAILKDPATGQVRPDFASVFPDQNHALMAIQIDGNASTETTGNIIAQARKSVSQAGFRNVEPIITGDPTILQQVDDSLSVNLRYTLLVASLLMLAILTVVFNVRNFFAWRWLPLGIVAIALIYGFGVMGWLSIPITMVTMAAFPVLLGLGVDYAIQFFHRYDEEARRCGDAGLAIVRSTTHIGHAIGIAIIAASLGFTALFFSPVPMIRDFGYTLIIGIVMCYFVAVFLLMPILYWYDRRKGGAGRPAAVTETGAPGCLPEAAGAAGFIERSLRRAAPRVIGRPLLIAPIALVLSVAGLIPGHQVGTQADPLKFLSADMPAVRNIEKLQSVTGGRNQANIFVEGGDFTEPNVLKWIDAAGQRIKDREAGKILGVNSIVDVIKQGAGGQLPSDSAAIRKLIDQMPPEITGNLVNSDYTAANIVLDVSNLSGDQLKELNNGLAGDVSNPPPGLRATVTGSTVIQDAIISGLTQGREKMTLIGICFVFIGLLLLFRLNVIKALLAVLPIGLIIGWSSITMSLLGIDYSPLTAMLGALIIGTGVEFTVLLMMRYYEERGNGEEPLEAMTVAMAKIGRAIIASGLTVIAGFGALLIARDFPVLQEFGEVTMLNVLFALISTLVVLPPLIVLADSRLSRRALEQSLATDSRR from the coding sequence TTGCCGGCGAGCTACGGCGCCAGCCGCCTCACCACGTCCAGCGGCGACAACACCTTCATCTCGCCGGACTCGCAGCTCTACCAGAATTACCTCCGGTTCAGCCAGAACTTCAGCGGCTCGACCCTGGTCGTGCTCATGGAAGCGCAGGACGGCAACGAGCTGCTGAAGACGTACAACATAAACGCCATGAATTCGGTCGGGACCGACATGAGCATGGTGCCCGGCGTGAAGTCCGTGATCAGCCCGGCATTCTTTGTCAGGCTGGCGGTGAGATATTACAGCGGTTTTTCGGTGATACCGCCACAAGACTGGATGATCGCGGCCATCCTCAAGGACCCGGCGACAGGCCAGGTGCGGCCGGATTTCGCCTCCGTTTTTCCCGATCAGAACCATGCGCTGATGGCCATCCAGATCGACGGCAACGCCTCGACGGAAACGACCGGCAATATTATCGCCCAGGCAAGGAAATCCGTCTCACAGGCCGGCTTCAGGAACGTCGAACCGATCATCACCGGCGATCCGACGATACTGCAGCAGGTCGACGACTCGCTGAGCGTCAACCTTAGATATACATTACTCGTCGCCTCGCTGCTGATGCTGGCGATCCTCACTGTCGTCTTCAACGTCCGCAATTTCTTCGCCTGGCGCTGGCTGCCGCTGGGAATCGTGGCCATAGCCCTCATTTATGGCTTTGGCGTCATGGGCTGGCTCAGCATCCCCATCACCATGGTGACGATGGCCGCCTTCCCGGTGCTGCTCGGCCTGGGCGTCGATTACGCCATCCAGTTCTTTCACCGCTACGACGAGGAGGCGCGCCGCTGCGGGGATGCCGGCCTGGCGATAGTGCGCTCGACAACCCATATCGGCCACGCGATCGGCATCGCCATAATCGCCGCCTCACTCGGCTTCACGGCGCTTTTCTTCTCCCCGGTGCCGATGATCCGTGATTTTGGCTATACGCTGATTATTGGCATAGTGATGTGTTATTTCGTCGCAGTCTTCCTGCTCATGCCCATCCTCTACTGGTATGACCGGCGCAAGGGTGGTGCCGGCCGCCCGGCCGCGGTGACGGAAACCGGGGCTCCCGGCTGCCTGCCTGAGGCAGCGGGCGCAGCCGGGTTTATCGAGCGAAGCCTGCGGCGGGCGGCGCCTCGCGTAATCGGCAGACCACTGCTCATCGCGCCGATCGCCCTCGTCCTGTCCGTCGCGGGCCTGATACCGGGACACCAGGTCGGCACCCAGGCAGATCCGCTGAAATTCCTGAGCGCCGACATGCCGGCGGTGCGTAACATCGAAAAGCTGCAGTCGGTCACCGGCGGACGCAACCAGGCAAACATCTTCGTCGAAGGTGGTGATTTCACCGAACCGAATGTTCTGAAGTGGATTGACGCCGCGGGCCAGCGAATCAAGGACCGTGAAGCCGGCAAGATCCTGGGCGTCAACAGCATCGTCGACGTCATCAAGCAGGGGGCGGGCGGCCAGCTGCCGTCCGACAGCGCCGCAATCCGCAAGCTGATAGATCAGATGCCCCCGGAGATAACAGGCAACCTGGTAAACAGCGACTATACCGCCGCCAACATCGTGCTCGATGTCAGCAACCTGTCAGGCGACCAGCTTAAGGAGCTTAACAATGGCCTGGCCGGCGACGTCAGCAATCCTCCACCCGGGCTGAGGGCGACGGTCACCGGCAGCACCGTGATCCAGGACGCCATCATTTCGGGATTGACCCAGGGGCGGGAAAAGATGACGCTGATCGGCATCTGCTTCGTTTTCATCGGACTGCTTCTGCTGTTCCGGCTCAACGTAATCAAAGCGCTCCTGGCCGTCTTGCCGATCGGCCTCATCATAGGCTGGTCTTCGATCACCATGAGCCTGCTGGGCATCGACTACTCGCCACTCACGGCGATGCTGGGCGCGCTCATCATCGGCACCGGGGTCGAGTTCACTGTCCTGCTGATGATGCGCTACTACGAAGAACGCGGCAACGGAGAAGAGCCGCTGGAGGCCATGACCGTAGCGATGGCAAAGATCGGCCGCGCCATCATCGCCTCGGGGCTCACCGTCATCGCCGGATTTGGCGCGCTGCTGATCGCACGCGACTTTCCCGTGCTGCAGGAATTCGGAGAAGTGACCATGCTCAACGTACTTTTTGCCCTGATCAGCACGCTGGTCGTGCTGCCGCCTCTCATCGTCCTTGCCGACTCGCGCCTGAGCCGGCGCGCACTCGAGCAAAGCCTGGCCACGGATTCGAGAAGGTAG